The window TCGACGGTATCCAATTTCGGACAACCTATCAGTGTGACTTTGCCGCAGATGAAGTCACGATGGAAAGACGCGTAGGCATATGCTGTACAATCGGCGGCAACGAGCAGATGGGCGTTATGGAAATACGGCGCATTTGTAGGCACGAGACGCAGTTGAACCGGCCATTGCCGCAACTGAGACGGCTGCGGGCCGTCTTCTTTTTTGCCAGCGTTTTTATTGGCGAGAGAAGGAGGCAGGGCTTGCGGCTGACTGCCTGCACAGGATGTCAACTTTCCGGCATTTACGGCCGCTTCGTCATAAGCTGCCGCTTCGCGGACTTCAACGGTAATGGCGTTTGTCGGACAGTGGGGCAGACAATTT of the Megasphaera vaginalis (ex Bordigoni et al. 2020) genome contains:
- a CDS encoding ATP-binding protein; this translates as MKRKIIHIDEVLCTGCGRCAVACHENAIAIVNGKARLLRDDYCDGLGNCLPHCPTNAITVEVREAAAYDEAAVNAGKLTSCAGSQPQALPPSLANKNAGKKEDGPQPSQLRQWPVQLRLVPTNAPYFHNAHLLVAADCTAYAYASFHRDFICGKVTLIGCPKLDTVDYEEKLTEIIRANAIRSLTVVRMEVPCCSGIAQAAAQALRQSGKNIPFQVVTVSLDGKVLAEA